The following is a genomic window from Rhododendron vialii isolate Sample 1 chromosome 9a, ASM3025357v1.
GGAGCTGTCCGAGGAGATCTCAATGACCATTCGCCCAAACCTAACAAGATGCACATACAAGAGCTGTTAGCTACGTGGATGCTCGGAATCAAGGAGGTTCAGTCGTTCAGGCATAGTCAGGTCATCATTCCTCGAACACCAAAACACTAAGTTAAGATCCTGGACGAGGGATATTCTTCCTCGAGAAGAACATCGAGCTCGGGAAGAATTTGGAGCTCGGCAAGAACATTGAATAGTGTCTGTTCATCTTCTTCCCGCTTTCCAGTCAGTCCAAGTCTCTCCAAACAACGAATTCGACCAGAAAACGTTGCAGAATGCATTAAAAAAGCTAGAAAACTTGAGAGAAGTGTCGATCGATCAACATGCCTGAAGCTGGGAAGAGATCTCACTGCCAAACGCGCACATAGTCGAACCAAAGCCCTGGAAACTCGAGTTTTAGAGATAGGAGCTCTGATGTTGAtgaactagagagagaaaacgaaAGTGTCTCTCTCTTCCGCTCCTCCTTTTATACTAGCAGTTCAAAGATGGAGGGGGCACACGGGAAACAGAGTGACACCTCAGAGGCCGTTGGATGTGCAACACGTGGCGGCAATCAACGGCTCACAGAAGACCAGCGACGTCAAGAGCAGCGTCGGTTGTCCGAGCCATTAGGGTTGCGACGCATGGCAATGATTTGACAAAaagtaccaatcaactgacatggcacgtgccgagccAGCTATCACCGTACGATCGATGAAGAGGCGATTGATGCGTGGCTCCAAGGGCTGGGGCAAGGCTTTGGACGGTTGCCAAGGATATTATGAAGGTCCCCTCAGACAGAGATCTCGGTGCCTGCAATCACTACTAtcaatccccccccccccccccccccgcgctGAGAATGATGCCCGGACGGATTGAAGGGTTATTGTAGTGGCACAGAGTAAGCAGACTCCGGCCGACCCCGAGACGCTTCCCATTGCGCATCCCGGTTCAGATCTTGGTGCCCAACAGCGCATAGCCTCAAGGCAATATTATTAAAGGCCCAGGCAGCCTTTGGTATGTTACTCGGTACATCACGAAGCGACCACCCATGGTATCTCGGGAACAACCCCCTCTCTCGGTGAACCAGGTCCCTTAGGCAAACACATCACCATGACGTAAGCTGAGACAGTTACTGCATGAGGATCATCATTGGAGCtaacctggccatgtgctccgtaaccgctttATCCCATATGTCGCCTATTACGTCACCcaaggcggttacccgagcgtatccttcatgcgctagcttggaggccaagcaaagcaaggcctacaaagggactctaacctagaGAGGTACTGTATGTcattctaccctaaccctagacctatacattctaccctaaccctaaacctatATACTTCtccctacatctaacttgatcgtcggagggtcactgggcttccacagccctagtgacttgttacAGGTCCGGCGGCAGGCGCGCGGAGTAGTGGAGGAAGGAACCAAAACCAACCCATGGTCATGATTCCGATAAACCGAACCCCTACAATGATTAAATGTGTTGATTGTACATTTTAGTCCTTGCGTAATGGATAAAAGTGGAATCGATGGGGATATAATGGTCATTAAAAATGGCATATCGATACAGAAGGATTGGGGAGAGGTTGTCTTTTATGCATTTGGCTTCTCCCAGATATACACCCTCAGATATATAATTCGGGAATAGCATATCCCCCTCTATTCCATTGCAGACGGAATGGCAACAACTAATTGCATTACATTTTGATGACATCTAACGTAAATCCGTGATGCTTTATACGACATTAAACTCGGCGTCATATGAGCTACAAATAGTACAAGCAATTTAATCCATCCAACATATCATATCATATAGTACCCGCCTATGGTGGCAACCAGTTGATTTATCCCaagaacaaatatttttttacaagTGAAAGATGGTTTATAGAAAAAATTACTAGTTAATTTGGATCACAGAGTATATAATCTACGGCCACCAAAACCAAAAGATTGAGGtaaaatttatgttttatgcgGCTACAATGGTTCTAACCCAATGATATCGGACACTCTATAAAACTTTGTTTGAGTAATGATCGGAAGACCTGGGATCTTCTCCGGTCTCTAAAAAGAGATTGGACCATGGGGTTTATCTATTGGTGGGCCCTTTTATCATATTTTGTCCATCATATTTTTTGGATATCAATTATTATGATTACGGAATGAATTAATCTTGAAAAAAGATTCTTTATTACATTATATCAAACACAATTTATCAACATAAATCTGTACTAATCGTGTGTTGATTTGTATCAAACAAGAAGAATTTGGGCATAATGAATGTTATCGATGAGCTCTGAAAGAAGAACAAAGTCCGTTCATTAAAGAAGGCCGTTTAATGATCACAATTAGACAAAACTGGTCGCAGAGGAGCTGCTCCCACCCCAGAATGTTGCCAAACTTGGGAATTACTAATAAGTATACGATtcattaaaataaaaaggtgGGTGGTCTCTTccacatttcaaatttttttaataagtgtTCCCAAAAAAGggaacacaaaaaagaaaaacaaggttTGCCATCAAATCTTTattcttttacccaaatattttactAGCTAAAAGAATATAGTAATGATTTTTTAAGCATATGATATCATACTCTCCTCCTCCGAGCATCTTTCTCTACTGATAGCTTCACACAAAGTCACTTCTCCGAGTACTTCTCCAGGGCACGTGGACACGTGCATgcatgattttctttttctttttctttttaaaccaaCATGTATGCATCATTTCTAGTACTAATGTATTCTCCTCTCTTcattattttatactttttagcgCTTTTAAGGAGCAATTATTCAATGTTCACCTAACACCATGTGACATTACCTACGTTGTACTCCCAACCATTTACATAGCAACAAATTATGTAtgctaattattattattatgttaccatagtttttttttttttttggttatattatcatgtttcttgttttgtctAGGCCATTATTCGTGTTTCCTATTTGGTATAAGTTTTTTAGTTAcgtatatttttctaatttatttAGGGCTCTTGGCGGTCAAGtcttgtagcctatataaaggcatgttaGGCTAATGTTTTAGATACAATCAATATTACACATCAATGAAAACAAGCTTCTTATCTATTCACTTTTTTGTATCAGAGTCATGAGATCTAGGCCCTCAAGGATACTTGCTCTCTTACGAGAAACCTAAGCCTCACCACCAACTGTTGGGCACGCATAGTTTACTTTGTCAATCTCCTTCATGCTTTCCAGTTGCCTGCCCACCATGCCTCTTCACCACCAGCGTTCATGGCTTTCCAATTTCTGGCTTCTTCATTTTTTCGGCTTTCCTTGGTTTCTCCAGGCTGTCTTTCTCGTGCCTAGCTGTTTCTTTTGGCTCTCGATTTCTCCTGGCTGTCTCTTCTAAGTTTTAGCTCCTCGACTCTTGGTTTCCTATTCAAACTCAAATTGGTAGATCTACTTGAATTTGAGGAGAGATGTTAACATAATACTagaaaatattatgttaccatgttCCTTGGTTCTATTAcgtttcttcttttgtttaggTCATTATTCTTGTTTCCTAATTTGTCTAAGTTTCTTTGTTGTGTGtgttttcctaatttatttgGGGTTCTTGGTGGTCAACTCTTatagcctatataaaggcatgcAAGAGTTATGTTTTAGACACAATTAATATTACACATCAACGAAAACAAGCTTCTTATCTATTCACTTTTCTATCAATGCGTTAGGAACGTTATCGTTCACTTTTGTTGATAGTTGAAAGACAACGAGCGCCAAAGGGCTTGTAGCCTAATGGTATTTCTTGATCATTCCTTTGTGAGAGGCCTGGATTCGAAGGCCGTCAAGGGCGTTTGCGGTTCAGGGCTATAGTCTTTGGACCTCCTGTGGACTAACTTACTAAATATCCCCCAAACCCCCGTTGATGTATACCGcttggcaaaaaagaagaagaaagagagcgACTAATATTGTGTGGTAGTGATCTTTTGTTTGAGGGGAGTAGCACATCATGTGGATCCCCAATAGCAAAATGAATACCAGAAACGATCGGACAAACACAGACGATCCTGTAAAAAGTCAGTAGGTAGTGGACTAAACGTGCCCCTCAATTGACTAACTTATGTGCTTGGAATTTTCACAAAGGCCAAACGAAtggaagggaaagaaaagaaaataagaaattggATGATTAATAAGTGGATTAATTTGCATTTTAGAGCTTGTATTATGTGTAACTTTAAGCACAATGACAAATTTTGGATTgcatttgtgaaaaagtttAGAGCAAAAAATATTAATCTTCTTTAGGAGAGAATATAAATGTTTGtcaaaataatattattaacaTTAGAGCATCTCAAAAGGGCACAAGGGAGGTATCGAATTTCTATACCACATCTTAATGACATACTCATACTCAGGAAGGACTGACATGGGAGCACGTGGGGGCATATGCGCCCACTCGAAACTAAagtaattttgttatatttgcgTATATTTAGCATAATCTGAAAGTGTGCTACTACACATACACGTACACTCACctataataattttgttatgtttcaatttcgtcatatggtgcatttatacttgttgatttccgaattgtttgtttatttggaacaattttttcttaattctatttatttttaaccGGTCTAatagcaatattttaaaataaagtcattaatAAAACTGtctcgatcattctaaaacttgtcgatgtccATGTAAAAAATGGTCTAAAATTTTAGTTTGAGattttgtactcatttttacataatttaactaaaaatatgtgttataaacttttgtagtttgtaatgcatgccttaattatgtacgatcttattgtggctaacaaaaaaaattaatttttaccaTTATGATTAACAATGTGCCCTCACTAAGCTACATTTTTGGGATCCGTCCCTGCTCATACTTCCTATATCGCAATTCCTTGACTTTTTGGGAGCAAGCTACTCTGTCCTCAGTTCTCGTCCCGAGCTTCAAATTACGAGTATATATAATTCTGTTGTGTGCTTTGAAAATGTATTAGCtataattgaagaaaaccaCGATTTGCTTTTAGTGGATTAACGATGTCAAATTGCCTTGATTTTGTACATAAAATTTCTTCGCGTGATCAAAGAGCGTTTCAGATTAGGACTATGAGCTCTGGACGAAAATTGAACTAAAAGCACAACATGGCCCTTGCGTCCCCATTTATGAGACAAGTTGAAGAGTTACTTGCAACGAGAAAATTCCAAGGGACTCTTTAAACTTCAATTTCTTTGACTTTAGGCAACTATTGTAAACAAATtagtgttttcttttgtttgtgatttgagtagtatttttggataatgaatggagaggaatgagagtaatgattggagagcgagataaaaagtggagagagatagagtaagaaataagagtaatgatagaaaagtaaaagagagaaatgagattaatgatttaGTTGAGAAATAACTTAACGTTCTGTTATAGAGAAATAACTCAGCTATcaaaaagtttatttttgttatgaTGTGATTGAAGAGATATTTTTCAATAACTTAACGTTCTGTTATAGAggacatgaaaaaaaaagttatagaGGACATTAAAATTACACTAGCTGAACCTACCgaagagaaaaggggaaaaaaaaaaaaaaaaaaccactgcCATATCTAATGGTCCACCCCTGCCCGAAAGCtttaaaattcattaaaaaaatatatagttgcATTCTTACTTGAATAGTATGAAATTCACCGCGGGTTTGACTTATTGGTTAAGTTGGCTCATTTATTTCTTTAATGTTTTGTTAACAAAACAACAAGAATATTATTATCACTCCCTTTGTtgtaaaaatataaattacaaTGGAAAACATCATCTTAAGCAAATTGATTTTATAAATTACTAAAAATATTTCATAGACTAAACTAagtagcaaaataaaaaaattgacctATAAAGAAATATATTCTTTCCAAATTGTCGAAGTACACAATTTTTTGACACGTGTATtctttaggaaaatgattttcatattcccttttttaataaatacaatccattttttgtcttttcgtaaagtttttgtgtgtatttttctcATTAAAAGACACGAAAAATGCATTTATAAGAAaaagaagtgcaaaaatcataaCCCATTTTTCAAATGATCTTATTGTTTGTCCTCTTTTCGTTACTATAATTTTACGTTGAGATGATCTTTACCCTATTCCGCTAaggattcttaaaaaataaatatttatttgtaatttttaaatttaaaattaatgtatagacgaaaataattttttgatttttttgcactatTCAAATagaagatctcatcgagatctgttaaataagatccatattgcacaaaTAATTATTGGGATacttaaatatccatcctcaaTTCATACCCGACTTATGTTTTCACCTTAGTCattttgaatacttatgttttcatcctcactTTAAAATaaaccctatatatatatatatatatatatatatatatatatatatatataggaattttaggatggaaagataagtcCTGAAGtcccaaacccaaaaattttgcTAAAATCATTTATCACAAACCGAAAATCTCGGCACCGAAAATGTCGCAACCAAAAAGCATTTAACCCACCCCATTTCCTTTTCCATCTCCCACAACCCCCGTCCCCCCCATTTTCCGTTTCCATTAACCACCCTCCCCCCTTCCATTTTCGTTTCAATTAATTTGAGGTGAGGCTCGCCCAACTGGACCATAGCGGGATTTCGAGAAGCAAGCGACGAAACCAGTTTCATTTCCGAAATGATCTCTGGGCAAGCAGTGGCGAGATCTGGAACGGGATTTCGAGAGGGTTTGGCGTCTGGGTAAGGTTTTCGGAGAGTCTTCGGGAGTCGAAACAGGCACTCGTTACCAAATCTGAGGATTTCGAGATTTGTTGAGAGTCGTCGGTAGACAAAAAACGTTCGCTGGTGGTCGGTGAGGGCTGGGCTTCAATCGTCGGTTGTCGACGATGCAGAAGGTGGATTACGATGGTGACGACGTGTATTCATGTTTAAATAATCATCCTCTTTATCCAATAATCATCATCTCTATCGTGTTCACGttgtaatcgtcatggtaatttaaccatataaggtcatggtaatttaaccatctgataaattatttgaaccgtttaccatgaaaaatatttgtttgaatCATGGGATATTTATCGTGTTCCCGTTGTAATCGTCATAGTAGTTTAACCATGTAAGGTCATgctaatttaaccatgtaacggtttgagTATGTTATAGTATGttatgttatttctttttttatggtaatttagccatgtttcgtgtaataagatcaatgaaaaatatgattttttattGTCTAGTTGGCCAACtagaagaatgaagaaaaaatgcaaagatgtggtcaacttaACATGTTATATTCATAAAAATATTGATTTCTCAAATACATTccatgataaataaataaaaatcaatcatattgaaatttaccaaatcccactgaattaggaaaataatccaattcaatcccactaaattaggaaaacaatccaatccaatcccaccaAATTATGAaaacaatataacataataaatgTATATCATTGggaaaagggtaagaaaggtaattcacacattaagaagatgaaaacataagcataaaaaaatggcgggatgaattcttacatgacatataaagaggatggatatttaaatattccataATTATTTCagtaaattcattatttttaagcttaaaaattacaaataagtacttattttttaaaaatccttAACAGAACACCAATATTTTGactgaaaattaaaaatcaCTAATATTtagaataaatatttttgttgtgttcggttgagagtttagtttagtttagttttaataGTGGGTGGAgggagaaatagagtaatgattgaatataggggtaatgattggagagagatagagagagatgtgaaagtaataattgaaaaaatagggtaataattagagaaaaaagtaggatagtgattgaaaaacaaaactaaaacaaaaactCATTCCACCGGTTCTATGCCCTGTTTCGCAACCTGGTTTCAAATTCTACCCTAATCCTACAAAAAGTTCCCCACTTTCATAATTTTCCCACCCAATAATCCCTACCACTTAAGCAACATTAATCATAATTAGCAGCACCATTCACAAATTTAAAAGGTACAGTATGAAAGAATAGTGGAGTAAAAATcggagaataaattctttacaccaccggtgtaaacatttatttcctccgaatcaattgcattgcgccacatcgccatattttattaattgggaccactattTTGACACGTGTCACAATACAATTGATttagagaaaacaaatatttacaccgacggtgtaaagaatttattcttaAATCGATTGACATATACTCCGTACTACTAGAAGAGAAAGAGGCATACCgtggatgagagagaaaaggcTGCCGTTAGGAAAATAATCGTAAACAAGCAGCCGCTCCTCCTTGGTCTGAAAATAAGCCCTGATGGGAACAAGATTCGGGTGGCTGAGCCGCCCCAGCACCTCCATGTGCCGCCTGAACTCCTCTACCCTTACCGGGTACCTCGAATCCTTCAGCCTTTTCACCGTCACGATAAACCCCGACTCCATCACCGCCTTGTACGTGCTCCCCACCGTCCCCCTCCCCAGCGTCTCCGCTGACGCCTTCAGCAAATCCTCCAGGCTGTAACTCATCTGCTGGTCCCCTGGCCCACAGAACACCAGCCTCCCCAACCCCTCCCCTTCCCACGCATACCCCCCTTTCTTTTCACCACCGTTGTCGTTATCattgttgttattgttattattccctcctcctcctcctcctcctcctcctcctcctccgccactCGCTTCCCCCTCCTCCTCTCCGCCCCTGGCCGCCGCCTTCCCTCTTCCTTCCCTAGTCTcgcttttgtttctttttttacagACCAAACAGAGCACCAATGAACAGACTAAAATCAGAACAAACCCACCAACGCTTCCGCAGATTATTGCAATGATTTTCCACCGCCGTTTACGCTTTCCCAGCTTCGGATTGGCCGCGGGAATCGTAGATGGCGGAGGCCCATTAGTCACATTACAGGGTACACCAATCTGGACTCCACATAGAGCGATGTTACTGAAAAACGACGACGAATTGAACCTGACCAGAGCGGGGGTGACCGGGATATCGCCGGAGAGTAGATTATTCGACACGTTGAAGAACCTGAGACTGGTCTGGTTGAAAGGCGGGATTTCTCCACTAAACCGGTTATCTTGCAGGTAAAGGAGGTAAAGCCTGGGGAGATTCAAAAGAGAGGGCGGGATATCGCCGGAGATTTGGTTTTCCGACAAGACGATGATCTTGAGACGGTGGAGGAAGGACAGGGAGGCGGGGAAGTCGCCGGAGAAGTTGTTTTGGCTGAGGAATATGGACTTGAGGTTTTTTAAACCGGAGAGGGAGGGGATTCCGCCGGATAAGGAGTTGGATTTGAAGCTGAGGACTCGGAGCTGGTCTAATTGGTTTAGAATCGTTTCGTGTAGTTGGCCGGTTAGGTTTAGGTGTTCGAGGACTAGTTTTGTGACTCTCCCGTTGATGCACTGCTTGATTCCTTCCCAGTTGCAAACGTCGGGGCCTGTCCATTGTAAGGTGTTTGATGGGTCGATTGAGGATTTTAGGGCTGATAGGGCTTGAAAATCGTCTGATGCAATGAGGGGAAAGCATAGGGAACAAAAGATAAAGAGGTGGAAGAAAGAAcagggttttggttttggacccattgtgaggagagagaaaagagatttttgatttggttctctctctcctatctcactctctctctctctctttctgggTGTTGGATTGATTCAATGGCCAGGGAGGAGGGTGATCGTTGATTGATGAGTTGAATGAAGGGCATTGGGGGATCATGATGAAGAAATCGAAAAACGGATCTGAAAAGATGTTTCCTTTTCCGTCATTCCCTTTTTTCTACCAGATCTGAAAAACAATTTCAATCAATGGGTCCGGAAAAACCCCGAGGAATGGCGCCATTTAATGTCATTATCGCAACTGACTCTATAGAATAGAGTAGTAGTAGTAGACCAGTAGTGATGACAAACTATATGGGTGTTCATCTACTTACTGTCGTTTTTAGCAGAAGAAACTGAAAACTCAATGAATTGAAGGGCAGAAAACAGAGGGAGAGGGAATTCAATTCGtgaacactctctctctctctctaaaattggTGAAATGGAGTCTCCTGACTTTGCTTATCGTTTCCCTAGATGAATAATAACTCGTGGGGCTCACCGACACCAAACAGCTTGTTGCTCACGTGAGGCCCTTCAGAAGTTGCAGATCCAAATACATTTATTTACTCCTATTTCTCACCCTctatataaaaataatttaaaaataatttggaaTTGCCTGCTGCTCATCGAACtcagaagaaaggaaaaaaagaaaacactccTTCCATTCTTGGGCTGCTCAAAACATTGGATCTGATACTGGAACTGCCCCCCAAACTAGATCCCCCAAGTAAAggaaaaaacattttttcaaaccaaaccttCACATTATCAACCAACCCATTACTCCA
Proteins encoded in this region:
- the LOC131301410 gene encoding inactive leucine-rich repeat receptor-like serine/threonine-protein kinase At1g60630, producing MGPKPKPCSFFHLFIFCSLCFPLIASDDFQALSALKSSIDPSNTLQWTGPDVCNWEGIKQCINGRVTKLVLEHLNLTGQLHETILNQLDQLRVLSFKSNSLSGGIPSLSGLKNLKSIFLSQNNFSGDFPASLSFLHRLKIIVLSENQISGDIPPSLLNLPRLYLLYLQDNRFSGEIPPFNQTSLRFFNVSNNLLSGDIPVTPALVRFNSSSFFSNIALCGVQIGVPCNVTNGPPPSTIPAANPKLGKRKRRWKIIAIICGSVGGFVLILVCSLVLCLVCKKRNKSETREGRGKAAARGGEEEGEASGGGGGGGGGGGGGNNNNNNNDNDNGGEKKGGYAWEGEGLGRLVFCGPGDQQMSYSLEDLLKASAETLGRGTVGSTYKAVMESGFIVTVKRLKDSRYPVRVEEFRRHMEVLGRLSHPNLVPIRAYFQTKEERLLVYDYFPNGSLFSLIHGTRANGGGKPLHWTSCLKIAEDLATGLLYIHQNPGLTHGNIKSSNVLLGSDFESCLTDYGLNPFKNPDTHEESSASSLFYRAPECRDIRKPPTQQSDVYSFGVLLLELLTGKTPFQDLVLEHGSDIPLWVRSVREEETESGDSNDASEEKLGALLNIAMGCVSIGPEDRPVMREVLRMIREMRAEAQVSSNSSDHSPGRWSDTVQSLPREEHLSI